The genome window CATCACACCATGCATGTCTTTTGGAGTCAGCATAAAGTCTCCTTTCGTTTTCTCCCCCACTGCGAGTCCTCACGGCGCGAGTATTCGGGCCGCGGCCTCCGACACCGGCGGTTGGAATAACCACCCCTCTATTGCGCGGGCTCAGAGAGCGGGTGGCAGCTCTCACTGTCAGCGCCAGATCTTATCTGCTATTCGCTCTCCTCGTGATACAGCCCCAGCGCCTCCAGGATCGGGCGATCGTTGACGCAAAGGAGCAGCGCCCTCTCTTTGGATGAAACGTTTCTGTGCGCGTGCCATTGAAGCGGTGGAATGACGAAGCAGTCCCGCTTGCTCCACGTAAGCTCTTCCGCCCCCACCTGACTCGCGCCTTCTCCTTCGATGACGTGAACCATCGCCATGCCGGTGCGGCGGTGCGAGCGCGTCACCTCGCCGGGACGAAGCACCTGGATCTCGACGCTCATCGTCGGCAGCGTGTGGCCGCCGGTCGCCGGATTTTTAAACTCGAAGATCGCTTCACAGTCCGGCTCGCATCCCTCACAGAGCTGTTCGAGCGCTTCGAGCGTATCGCTCCATCTATACCTGTACGCCGGCAACTGATCGATCAGCGCCGTCGACTGCAAGGCGCCGAAAGCGCGCCGGTGATAATCCGCGGGCTTGGTTGCCGGCTGGACCGCGTTGTCGGGCCACAGCTCGCGTCGGAACGCGCCCAGATAATTGACCAGGTTTCTATCCTGCAGGTCGAGCCAGATCGACGGACCCTCGCTCAAATTCTCCGTGCCGTGCCAGCTCCAGTTCGGCTGGACGAGGAGATCGCCGGGCTCCATCACCATCTGCTCGCCGTCGGAGGTGGTCGTGGCGCCTTTGCCTTCAACGATGAAGCGCATCTGTGCCGGAGTGTGTCGGTGCGACGCCACGCTCTCTCCCGGGTTCATGAGTTGATACGCGAGCGACAGCGCGCTGCCGGAACCTGTGAGACCGATAACCCGCTGGTCGATGTCTTCGGGCAGGCGGACGAGCCTGAGACACTCTTCCAGAATCGGCAACATCTGCGTCCAGCGCCAG of Candidatus Binatia bacterium contains these proteins:
- a CDS encoding cupin domain-containing protein, with translation MATGETQQHLSGLHAEFARYGLRGLWQRGGEKPAEAKATIWRWTQMLPILEECLRLVRLPEDIDQRVIGLTGSGSALSLAYQLMNPGESVASHRHTPAQMRFIVEGKGATTTSDGEQMVMEPGDLLVQPNWSWHGTENLSEGPSIWLDLQDRNLVNYLGAFRRELWPDNAVQPATKPADYHRRAFGALQSTALIDQLPAYRYRWSDTLEALEQLCEGCEPDCEAIFEFKNPATGGHTLPTMSVEIQVLRPGEVTRSHRRTGMAMVHVIEGEGASQVGAEELTWSKRDCFVIPPLQWHAHRNVSSKERALLLCVNDRPILEALGLYHEESE